Genomic segment of Sander lucioperca isolate FBNREF2018 chromosome 20, SLUC_FBN_1.2, whole genome shotgun sequence:
GAACACTGAGACGGTTTGATGGTTATCGGAACCTTTTTCATTTCCTGCTAAACATTTCTTCAAatatttgtatgcatttgtgtgtctgtgtatctcaGCACTTTGTCAGTATGCCTGTCTGACTGACGGCCCTGCTGGAGAGTATTTTACACACACTTGGGATAAAATGAGCCAATATTTACCTAAGCAGGAACTTAACCTCACGACAGTGAGACAGTGACAAGTCCAAAAAGATGTAGAAGATTTACTCAGTGAAGAAAAAGAATTTTGCTTTATGTTAACCAGCCATCATTGAACCTTCCCACATTGTCATACTAAATTGTGACTGTTGTAGTTACACCAccaaatgttgttgttttttctacaATAGGGAAGCCTTGAGCTTCGGATGAGCAAGTCAAGtagtcattattttttattgtcttttaaaactttcttaTATCCATGAATTGTAGTACTATTGAGAGAAGCGCTAAATGGATCTCCACCCCCTGCGGAGCAGCTGTACTGCAGCAATGATAAGTTTTGCATTCCAGTCATGCTTATGTGCAAACATCAAGTAAACAAAGGCCTAACCCTGCACGCTTCCATGGAGAGGGCCAGCAATAAAAATGCATGTAATCATTGAAAGCAGGGGGCAAGTGCCCTGGGCTTTACCTTGGATCAGTGCTTAGAGATGGGAAATGGGAATCTGGACACTAGGGAGGCAGCCAAATGCATCGGTCTCAGTTGAACTATACAGCTGCCAATAAAATTGAAGCTACATCAACAGAAAGCTGACACCTGTTGTCTGTCACTGACAAAACTGCCTATTTAGCTTCAAATAAAAAGGCAAAGCAGTTgtcatttaaacaaaaatgcaacaattgTTACTTACTTCAGCACAGTTATTTTGGTTTAGATCTGACCCTCCTGGAGTCCACTACAAAAGACAATGAGGTCAGAAGTTGTGGAGAAAAGGTGAGGTTAGCCTTTTCTGCTTCCCAGAGGGCATAAGCAATTTTCAGCTCTAGTGAGCCAGCTCCAGGACTACCTAAGTCTGAACAGAGAACAATACTCAAACTCATTTATTCACATCCTCCCATGACAGCAACTGACCTGTCTCACGTTTTTTCTTAATACACTAAACAGCAAAAAGGCAAATTTGAGATTGcagaatatttatatatatattatttatatatatatatatatatatatatatatatatatatatatatatatatatatatatatatatatatatatatatatatatatatagcatattttGCTTCATGTACAGTGAATAATTAAAAAGTGTGATGAGGAAACATCTGAATAGTCATCTCTCTTAGGATAATAATGGAAGTGTCCTGATTGTGCTCTGTTAGATCCACTGGCACTGACAGCAGTAAAACTGAGACTTGCAGGTATGTTCTGTGATTGATAGCTATGCGACGAGTgccactgctgctctccccaggcTATTGCAAATGCACTCATGCTCAGCGGGCTGGCATGCAAGCATTTCTACCAGTCAACACTGAAGCAAAGATGTCTGTCTTCTGTTCAGTACAACTTCCCTACTATTGCTTGCTGTGTCTTAGGAAGATGAGATAAAGATATTTAAACAGGAATCCAAGTGAAACTGTAAAACTACAGCCTGATTGGGGAAATTAAGCACAGCACTGGCTGTTTTAAAGCAGAAGGGTCTTTTCGCACCAGGTTAATGCTAACATGGCTCCCAACATGTGGACGGAAGCTTTAAAATAAAGTCTAGTCTCCCCTGAGACCTTTTTTAGAAAACCATGGCTGTTCAAATTGAGCTGAATAGGATTTGTGCATCTTTAGTTGACGGTAGCCAGGGCACAGCTTTTGCTGTGTTGTTGCAGAGATTTCAGGTGTGGAACAAGGCTTATGGCAGTTGGAGGTGGACAAAGAGCATCTAGGGGAGTTAACTGTCACCACTGTGCCATGAACATCTATACTAATCCACTTTACTTTTCTAATCCACTTGTCTCAAGCGAGCCACAAGTGTGTCCCATTTGTATTGTTGGTGTTTTTGAATGTAAATCGGTGGACTTAAACATTTTATGGGGATTAGTCCAGCTTAGCTCCATGCCTAATGCAATGATTAGGGATTTCTGCCACAGCAGATAAGTGAATGTTCACTAGTTACTCAACAACTGTGCTCAACTGTTAAAAACCTTAAGCTGAAATAGCAAAGTCTTGGACAAGACAGCTCCCCAGCCGCAGTATTGTGTCACCCATAACACTTCATTAACTTTAGTTACACGGTGATGCGTCAGATTCACATTGGTCATTGACCATTTGATGAAGTAAAACAATCCATTGTCACCATAATGTTCAAATCAAGTGAGTGactaaagctgttttcacatatGAATGAACTGAAAGTCCAACAAATTAGGTCAGGACATTGTCCAAAGTTTCCCTTTCTCACATGTATCACACAACAAGAGATTGCCCATGTTGTTTGGTGTATTGATCTTTCTCAGCAGAATGgtatttaaaaaaggtttttacaggctgaataaagtttgattagttattttacaaaaaatatggaGCTTGAGGAAAAAGTTGAAGCAGTTCTGCAGCCTGATGATATTTATGTCAAACTGAGGAAGTGATAAGCCACCAAGTGTGCTATCAAATCTGACCTACAGCACCCGAAACTGCTCCAAGAGTTGTGGCCTAGACGCAGAGCAGACAAACCGCGTTACTCCTAATACCAAAGGCCTGTGAAGCGCACAACTGAGCAGCATATAAATCAAAGCAAGGTCTACAACACGGGCAAATGCTTAAGGTTAAAAGCGAGAACTAGCGGGTCACTTGGGGATCAAAATAATTTGATAGCGCTGTTTGAAGAGAATTTTTAAGTGCAAGTTGGAAATGGACCTTTGAAGATAAAATGTCAGCTCCAGTTTTGTCAATAATtccttttacagtttttattgaACTCTTGGTAATGcgtactgtgtgtgtggtgtataaTTACAATTTCCCCTCTCTTTCTAAGAATTGACGTGCAAACATTGcatagtaaaaatatatattcaggGTAGAGGGAAGATTGATTTTAAAGACGCCCATTAACACCAAACATAGAGGTTTGGGAACACATTCTGAAGAAATGGAAAGACGGAAATTCAAGCCACAGGCTCGTCATAACGCATTACCAGGTCGAAAAATGCATCCATCAAAGTGGATAGGCAAACAAAAGCCTACAAAAAACAGCTTTGAGGCACTTTGcatggaaaaataaaaaggcaaGAGTATTGTTCATACATCACATGCATTTCTAAATGTGTTGCCAGtgcttgttttattttgctaTCCTGGTTGGTCTAGTATTGCAGGTTTAACTTGGTTCCAAACTGTATTTGGAAAACAAACCTATACATAAAGTCAGTAGTTCAATGAACGAGTGATTACTTCTTGTGATAATTATGTATGCATTTTATAATTATGTTTTAGCCATGACCCTATTATATATGCCAATTAAAAGTCTTCAGATGACTAAAACGCTGAATCTGACAGTCAGACTTTTGTGCCTCATTACAaatcttctcttctcttttgtCCTCTTTTGTAGGTTCCATCTGAGTAGGAGGTGGCAACAAAAGACCAAATGCCATGGATGTATTCAATTTCACGTACTGGAATGCCTCTGAAGGCAATGACACAGAAGTTGTGGAAGAGAGTAAAAGCGCCTACAAGACTGTGGAGGTGGTGTTCATCGTGTTGGTGGCCGGTTCCCTCAGTTTGGTTACAGTTATTGGAAATATCCTGGTCATGCTTTCCATCAAAGTTAATAGGAACTTACAGACCGTCAacaactattttttatttagcctCGCATGTGCTGACCTAATTATTGGACTTTGCTCTATGAACTTGTACACAGTCTACATAGTAATGGGGTACTGGCCCCTGGGCCCGGTGGTGTGTGACTTGTGGTTAGCTTTGGACTATGTTGTCAGCAATGCATCTGTCATGAATCTTCTCATCATAAGCTTTGACAGATATTTCTGTGTCACCAAGCCCCTCAGCTACCCTGTCAAAAGGACCACCAAGATGGCGGGAATGATGATTGCAGCAGCATGGGTCCTGTCTTTCGTCCTCTGGGCACCAGCCATTCTCTTCTGGCAGTTCATTGTTGGTGGGCGGACAGTGCCTGAGAAGGAGTGCTACATCCAGTTCTTCTCTAATGCTGCAGTCACTTTTGGCACTGCCATTGCCGCCTTTTACCTGCCTGTCATCATTATGATTCAGCTCTACTGGCAGATCTCCAGAGCGAGCAAGAGCCGTGTGAAGAAGGATAACCGCAAGCCGTCAGGAGCCAATCCAGAGCCCCTGTCGCCTGGCCAGAGAAGGATAAACACACCAAAACCCAACAATAACAACGTTCCAGGGGAGGACACAGCTCGTTCCCAGAGCCAGAATGCTGATGGAGCTAACCAGCATGACCAGCATGATGGAAAACTGCAAAATGGCAAGGGACCTTCCTCGACCTCTGCTGAGGGAGAAGCCGAAGGTGACGACGTGGCAAAGGAGAACTGCACTCctggagaggagaaggagagctCCAATGATTCAACATCTGGCAGTGTGCCTGCGTCGATTCAGAAGGATGAGGAGGCGGCACCATCCGCCGCTAACTCCAGTGCCGAGACAACCCAGCCACTCCCACGTCAGCGAGCCAAGGCAGGGGGCTCCAAGCTGACCTGCATCAAGATCAAGACTAAATCGCCCAAGGGTGACTGCTACACGCCATCCAACGCTACCGTTGAGATCGTCCCAGCCTCAGAGCGGCAGAATCACGTGACGCGGAAGATTGTGAAGATGACAAAGCAGCCTCccaacaagaagaagaaaatgccACCTTCACGGGAGAAAAAAGTTACCCGCACCATAATGGCCATCCTGGTAGCTTTTGTTGCCACCTGGACTCCTTATAATGTGATGGTGCTTATTAACACCTTCTGCTCCAGCTGTATTCCCAACACAGTGTGGACTATTGGTTACTGGCTGTGCTACATCAACAGCACCATCAACCCGGCCTGCTACGCTCTGTGCAATGTCACATTTAAAAAGACATTCAAACATCTTCTTCTCTGCCAATATAAAAATATCAGGTCAGCCAGATAAATATGGGCCACTTAGGAGGAAGAGTTGAAgtataaggtgtgtgtgtgtgtgtgtgtgtgtgtgtgtgtgtgtgtgtgtgtgtgtgtgtgtgtgtgtgtgtgtgcgtgcgtgcgtgtgtgtgtgtgtgtgtgtgtgtgtgcatgtcaaaGACTGCAAGAGTACATTTGAAATTACTTTCCactgttttatctttttgttttttaatttctctCTCAATAACCGGTTGTAGCACTTTACACAAGTTCAACTGATGCCAGTTGCGTTGAGATGTGTCGTGCAGAAGCAGCATAGATTAGTAAGGTTGTGAAAAATTCAGTTTGACTCCGAGTtgtaagctaaaaaaaaagagggtgTGTAAAACAGGGAACACTTGGGAGTGACACTGAGCCGATAGAAAATGAGAAAAGATAAAGAGTGGAGGAAGATCTGCGCTGTACGAAAATACAAGACTTTAAATGGGAAAATAGGGCTGACTGAATTTACAAACCCAAGAAGTTTAAAGTTCAGTGGAGATACCTGTAGATAACTGTACATATCAGTGCATACTCAATATTTATGTGGGTGTGCTAGCTCGGAGTATGTGTGTACGCCCATGTGTGACCCTCTGCCTGccttctttctgtctgtatGTGATCCTCATCATGGCACTTCCAACCAGCAACATGTAGAATAAAGTGGGGCAGCTTGCGTAGATTGCCTCTAACGTGGTCACATCAGGACTGGAAGCTATCCCATCTACCAATGAGCCCCTTTGGGAATGAGTTGCCATCAATACATaatagatatataaatatattgaagCTGTACAATTACCAAAAAAATTCTCACTTGCCTCTACTGGTGGCATTTTATTCATGCAGGTGGTAAGGTTGCTTTTATTTGACCAAATATGTCTCAAAAGTTCTGCCTTCACCTTAATAAATGAATGCAAATGTGTTTGTGCTCACAGCCttgaaaatgacatttaaaaaaatccaacagCAGCATGTCTCTCCATAAACAATATCCTGGCTACACAGACCTTTTTAATAAAGAGATAGTCTATCTCACAAGtgagaaaatgttctttttctttACAAGATGTTGACCCATTATGTGCCATAAAATAGAGATGTATTTATCCAGTAGAGAAAACTAGTAATTTGGATCCTACTAGAGAAATAACCCCCATTCGAATTGAAGGAACAGTTCAACAATTTGGGAAAGACACTAATTATCTGTCTTCCCAAGAGTTAGTTAGAGTTGGAAGCAGTGGGGAACTGCTAGCCTAGCTTTGTAcaaaattttaaaacaaatcagTCCATcagcatctctaaagctcaccAATTAACCAGTGTCATATCTtgtctgttttgtgtgtaaaataacCGAAGTGCAAAATGACAGGTTGTGGTTTTATAAGGTTTATGTGTGGGactatttattttttggcaGGGAGCAAAAATCTGAACTTCTGTTGTCATCGTTAGGAAATCACTTCACCCAGCTAAGAAATAGTCCCTCACGTTTCGCCCGTAGAACCACAActtgttttcacatttttaatttgtataaaAGAAAACTCACTGAGTATAGCCTGCCTTGTATCATCATAGACAATAATCAAATAGCTAtaagaacaacaaacaacacGTGTTATGACTAAATAGAGAAAACAAATGTGGCATGAGATTGTTCAGTTGCACTCTTTGATTTGCCAGCCGATCATACCGAATCAAATCACGTCAGCTTTTCCAGCTGCTGACAAGATGGTTTATTTTATGGTGGTTATCAAGATGCCTATATTTACTGTCACTGCGAGGAACCGTCCTGCTCTGTATGTGAAACAGGTGGCTGGAGCTCAGAGCTGTGGTTTATTACTGTCTTTGGGAAGGCTTTGGTGGTGCGTGTTTCTTTGGTGTGTGTAGATGAGTGGGAGACATCATACGATTCTGCTGCTTAGTAGATTGATGTCACAGCGTGTACTGTACTCACTGTACTGATGATGAttgtgaaggtgtgtgtgtgtgtgtgtgtgtgtgtgtgtgtgtgtgtgtgagagctctGAAGTGGGTGTGGGTATACATGCTGATGTGTGTTTGCTCCAAGAGTGGAGTTTACTTCTGATCACGGGTCACAACCTTGTGATTTAAATAAGGGCTATTTCCACGTCTTTACTGTACCTGTTTTGTAACccatctcctttttcttttttagaaaattaacaAGCGAGTTAATTCAGTCTATGTAAATCATTTTATTCTGAGATTGGAAATAATGAATAGTTGTGTCTTATTTCAATtggaaaacaaatgacaaaatatcAATTTCCTGTAAGTCATGTTCCATGTATTCATGCATGTCATCCATCATTTCAACCTATTAGCCCATTCTCAGTTACATTAATGTATGCTCACAAGTTGGAGTGATGAATATTCAGGAGCATTTGCCATTAGGAGgttgccacagtggctggtagGGGGGCTTTGCAAAGATTTACGCCTGCACCAAATAGCTCCTCAAGGCTGTCTACTCAAACCGAGATCTGGGACTGATCCTATAATGAAAACTCACCATGAGGCTGATCAGATTATGGGACGATGTGGAACACCTACATTTGAGATTAAAGATTGCCCATTACACGCTCAGCTTGTGCTTGCATGCTACACGCCTATGCCCCACTTAGTGCTCCACTCAGTCCTCATCCTGTTATAGTCTCTACCTCATATATGAGGTcatgaatgtaatgtaaatatcacatatatgtatatactgttATACAGCTTAACTATAGCTTGCTATATTATTAATTATCTTTCTCCTGCACTCATTCTAGCCTTCCTTCCTGCTATGTTCCACTGTAAAGCTCCATTTGCAGAGCCAGTGCAGGATAAACATCCCTGCACATGCATTTAAATTTTCTAGTTGCAGTCACAgaaattaatcacaattttgcATTAGGCTAGCACACTGACATTTCCTTTTCGTGGCTGGCAACCTACAGCAACATGGTAAATGCTACGGTAAAATACTAGGCCTCCATAAACTCTGGATGCATCTCCAGCATGTGGCTGtacatcagtggtggaagaagtatctaGATCTTCTATCTTCATCACTCAAATTAAAGTTGcaatatcacaatataaaaataaaagtcctgcattcaaaattttACTAAAAGGCGCACCCTGTTTGACTTTTAAAAGCTCCAgactcacccagaaaacgacTGTATAGGTTGGTTGTGGAAGCAGCTTATAATGACCCATACTTACGTTTGTTAGGCGGCGACATCTCATGGCTGTAATAATTATCGCGAGAACAAAcaaggaagtaaggtgacaaagtataatatatactatatatatatataaagtataagaGTGCCAAACTCCGTAAGGACAAAGGTTGGTGTGGTGGCTGTGTCAATcaaaaacaggactttcactcaggagactggAGTTTGCATCCCGAGTGAAACCAGAAGTCAAcagtcacttttttaaatttaccaACTTTTACAGACCTAAGTCCGTGACGTAGTGAAGTCCTCATTTTAGTTTTAcatgactcattttaagccaatacCTGATGTTTTCTAAACGTAATGTAACTAGTTCTGTTTCACAACATTAACTATGTGTTAAAAATGGTGGCTGTTGCGTTAAATAGAACAGTCACGTGATTAAAACTGCCACCACGTTCCAAGTTACGGTCACGTGTTTAAAACGGCCATCATGCGGCCGTGAATACAAGgtcaaatatgtaattttgggAGTCATTGGCAACCTATTGTGTCGTGTAGGTATGAGGACTTGTTGAAAACTCAGCTAATCTGTTTGTTTCATTATGTCTATGTGGATATggtttgatcagatttgattgaTAGTGGCCTggcaacataaacaaacaatccACCAATAGACAACAGATTTTGATTCAATATTTCCTAATTCTGATTGGTCCACACACATTTTTCAGTACAAGTTGGCTACCTATACATTGGTAGTATTTGAGTACATTttctttccaccactgctgcaCATAATGTACATTGAATGGTCCATGTTTGTCTCTGCGAGCAGTTTCAGCCAGAACTGAGGCATCCATCCAAGTTCGACATCCAACCATCCGTCACGGTGATAAGTAGAGCCATGTCTGTCTGACATCCGTCACACATCTCAGTAGTGGGTAGAGAGCCTTCCAGAATATCTGATTAATCTTTCCTAAGCTGTCGTTTGAGTGATACCAGCAGGAGAGTAAGTGGCTCACAGCTCAAGCGGTGGTCCAGGGGTCCCAGTTTGAGCAGCTGCTTAGGTGTTTGATGGAAGGTGATGGCAGTTTATCACCTCCTGGAGCAAGGAGAAGGGGGGGATGCATCTAAAAAAGTGCTTAGTGCTGTTATCTCCACGGCATGCACTTTAAACATCAGGAGCAAAGTTCTCATAAACCGCTTCACCCCCCCTGCTACTGTTGTTGGacagatgagaaaaaaaagatgttctTGTATCAGGCGTTGTCAGGGGGGAGGTGGATGATGTGGGCTTATTATAGAACGAGAAAGGGTTGTTTGTTGACAGCGAAAGAGAGAGGCTGTCGTGCATGTGAGGGAGAAAGGCGGCTGATAGCCCCCAAGGTGTACACTTTGTTCATATGAAACAGATAAGCTCGCCTTTGTAGTCATGGCTACAAGGGGGGAGGACAGAGGAGGGGCTTTGTCAGTGACAAAATCCAAAGCTAGCATGTG
This window contains:
- the chrm2a gene encoding muscarinic acetylcholine receptor M2a, which produces MDVFNFTYWNASEGNDTEVVEESKSAYKTVEVVFIVLVAGSLSLVTVIGNILVMLSIKVNRNLQTVNNYFLFSLACADLIIGLCSMNLYTVYIVMGYWPLGPVVCDLWLALDYVVSNASVMNLLIISFDRYFCVTKPLSYPVKRTTKMAGMMIAAAWVLSFVLWAPAILFWQFIVGGRTVPEKECYIQFFSNAAVTFGTAIAAFYLPVIIMIQLYWQISRASKSRVKKDNRKPSGANPEPLSPGQRRINTPKPNNNNVPGEDTARSQSQNADGANQHDQHDGKLQNGKGPSSTSAEGEAEGDDVAKENCTPGEEKESSNDSTSGSVPASIQKDEEAAPSAANSSAETTQPLPRQRAKAGGSKLTCIKIKTKSPKGDCYTPSNATVEIVPASERQNHVTRKIVKMTKQPPNKKKKMPPSREKKVTRTIMAILVAFVATWTPYNVMVLINTFCSSCIPNTVWTIGYWLCYINSTINPACYALCNVTFKKTFKHLLLCQYKNIRSAR